GGCGTCGATCGAGATAGATCAGGCCACGTACGGGTTCCCTACCGAGCGGGACACAGAGAACGGATCGGATATTGAACCTCTGTACACTCCCCGAGCCGTCGAACTGAGGATCCTGAAGGACGTCGGTGGCGAGCAGAGCCATCCCCGTTTCTCGAGCTCTTCGAAGCGCGGTTCGACTGATGGGCCACAGTCGCTCGGGCCCGTCCAGGCTCACCTGATGTGCCGCGACGGGGCGGTGAGCTCCATTGGAGTCGACCGTCAGAACACACGCGTGATCGGGCGCGAGCTGGGCGACGAGGGCACGATGGATGGTGTGAATCACTCGAATGGCGTCACGTTGCTCGAGCAAGAGCTTGCCGATTCCATAGAGTGCGACCATTCTCTCGGCCGACGAGCGGGCAACGTCGGCGCTGAGGGGAGCCGTCGGATCGAGGATCGTTTCGTCGGAAAGCTCGTCGACCATGCCTCGCCGCGTCTCCAGTTTGGTCATTGTCAGGTCGTGAGCCGGAATTGTCCACCGGCCACCTCGACAGAAGGGAATCACCTGGCCGAGGCGGAAGACGGGAGCGCCATCGCTCTGGCCGCCTCGAGGGCGTCAGTGATGACGATCTGTTCAAGGTATCCGGTACCCGATCGACTCTTCGGGAACCTCCGTGCCGAGTTCCGTTTCGTCCCAGAATCGGCGGGCCACGCTCCTAGCCAGAAGACGAAACACGCGAACAGAACGCGTTTCTTTTGCGGCCTCATGTTCTACCTCCTTCTGGATGGGCTCTCCGGTACTCTCTCGAGCAACCGCCTCGATGGATCCATCAGCAAGGACGATGCCAAGCAAAATTGACGCGAATACCGGGCCCATGCATTTGCACGCTGATGAATAAGTACAGCCCAGCCTGCCGAGCGGTGGCCAAGACTTCTGCCGCGAGAACGGCGCGCAGCGCCGCACGGGCCGAGCCGTGGCGGCCGGTCGGTCACGGGTCCCGCCACGGCATTGAGTACTAGAAAGAAAGTGTTTCGAGAACCGAACGGCCTTCGATTATCGAACGCTGTAGGCGTCTCGCGGGCTGTTTACGCTTTCTCGGCAGCCTGCTAATACGGCTCCATTCTGAACTGAACGACAAGCTCGACCTCGACGGGAACGGGCAACCCGTCCCGCAAGGTCGGCTCGAATTGCCATTGACGAGCCGCTTCGACCGCGGCCTCATCGAGGAGTCGCCGCACCTGATCGTACCGAGTAGGGACCGATTGGATTATACGAAGATCGATGACGTTGCCTCTTGCGTCGATGATGGCACGCAGGATGACGTCCCCCTGGATCCCCAGGCGCGACGCTTGCTCGGGGTACTCGGGATCTACCTTCTTCAGCGGCCGAGGCATCGCGGCCAGCTGGAGAGGGGATGAAGATCGAGGCGCGTCTAGAGTCTGCGCGTGCTCGCTGGCGCCGGCAGGCTCCGACGACGCACTTTGACCGGCGAGCCCGTCAGTCTCGTCCGGCGTACGAGTCAGGGGCACAGGAGCACTCGTTTCCATCACCCCGGGTCCCGTATTCGGCTGCGCGTTCGCGGAGGGGTTCGCAGAACCTGTATCGCCTGGTTTCAACGCCTCCGCATCGGTCGCGGTCGATCCTTCGCGAGCTCCCGAGTCCGTCGACGTTCTCGCATCGAATCGGTCGATCGCACCCGGCTCCTCGATCGGTTCAGAAAGTTGCCCGCTCTCGGCACCGTCCGAAGACGCAAGCTCCTCCTCGACGTTCAAACCGCGCAAGGACTCGGCCGCGCGCGCCTGCCCGGAGTCCACGACGCGGGTAGGTGACGGCGGCTCCGGAGGCGAAGGAAAGTTCAGCGAGCCTGGCCCGAGGCTCAGAATCAAATACAGAGCGAGGCCGAGCACGCCCGCCGCTCCGGCAGTCAGGAGCGTTTTCGACCCCGACCGGGCGCGAGGAGGGTCGAACGTTCTCGTAGCGCGCGCGGCGATGTTGATA
The genomic region above belongs to Vicinamibacteria bacterium and contains:
- a CDS encoding TonB family protein, which encodes MGTGDELEVGAVLGEKYLIEGFIGRGGMGSVYRARHISLDSPRAIKILRRELARDPGFVERFRIEALVAEEVRHPNIVALYDYSPVSEGRSYIVWEYVEGQTIGALLSRGVIFDPAEVVEIVSQVADGLTLAHRKGIHHRDISPDNIMLSTDVRGRRIAKLLDFGLAKGSGVPGAPTTDIGTFIGKIGYASPEQMGLLAEPTLVDERTDVFSLAAVTYAMLTGAAPFRTTSLQSFLRDLIIAPEQEVREKFLPRLTEPWRPALIRALARDRNQRTPNVKEFIGGINIAARATRTFDPPRARSGSKTLLTAGAAGVLGLALYLILSLGPGSLNFPSPPEPPSPTRVVDSGQARAAESLRGLNVEEELASSDGAESGQLSEPIEEPGAIDRFDARTSTDSGAREGSTATDAEALKPGDTGSANPSANAQPNTGPGVMETSAPVPLTRTPDETDGLAGQSASSEPAGASEHAQTLDAPRSSSPLQLAAMPRPLKKVDPEYPEQASRLGIQGDVILRAIIDARGNVIDLRIIQSVPTRYDQVRRLLDEAAVEAARQWQFEPTLRDGLPVPVEVELVVQFRMEPY